From Gemmatimonadaceae bacterium, a single genomic window includes:
- a CDS encoding flagellar assembly protein FliW, producing the protein MTLTLMQEAAPETVTVVSDLLGPLQLRANELLHFPSGLLGFPECTDFALVRAAHPAMFWLQSKQYSTLIFLLVDPFSVDAAYAIEIPPSQLMALGPHRPSDVALLAVVTLPESAEGQATANLQGPIVINFATRHAKQVVVSDTDFGVRCPIDMQALTARAVSAQ; encoded by the coding sequence ATGACGTTGACCTTGATGCAGGAAGCCGCGCCGGAAACGGTGACGGTCGTGTCGGATTTGCTCGGACCGTTGCAGTTGCGCGCCAACGAATTGTTGCACTTTCCCTCGGGTTTGCTCGGCTTTCCCGAGTGCACCGACTTCGCGCTCGTGCGCGCCGCGCATCCCGCGATGTTCTGGCTGCAGTCGAAGCAGTATTCGACCCTCATCTTCCTGCTCGTCGATCCGTTCTCCGTCGATGCCGCCTACGCGATCGAGATTCCGCCGTCGCAGTTGATGGCGCTCGGACCGCATCGCCCGTCCGACGTCGCGCTGCTCGCGGTCGTGACGCTTCCCGAAAGCGCCGAAGGGCAGGCAACCGCGAACCTGCAGGGGCCGATCGTGATCAACTTCGCGACGCGCCACGCGAAGCAGGTCGTCGTGAGCGACACGGATTTCGGTGTGCGCTGCCCGATCGACATGCAGGCGCTCACCGCGCGCGCGGTCAGCGCGCAGTAA